Below is a genomic region from Shimia isoporae.
TCGATGATCGATCTGGTGCCCAACGGCTCCACCCACGAAGAAGTGGTACAACTGGCGCAGGAAATCGAAAAGGCCGGCGCAACGATCATCAACACAGGCATTGGCTGGCACGAGGCCCGCGTCCCGACCATCGCCACTTCGGTACCGCGTCGCGCATTCGCATGGGTCACCAAAAAGCTGATGGGCAAGGTCTCCATTCCGGTCATTACCTCGAACCGCATCAACACTCCTGAAGTTGCGGAAGACGTGCTGGCAGAAGGCTGCGCAGACATGATCTCGATGGCCCGCCCTTTCCTTGCGGACTCCGATTTCGTCAACAAAGCCGCCGAAGGCAAAGGTAACCAGATCGCGCCTTGCATTGGCTGTAACCAAGCCTGTCTGGACCACACTTTCTCGGGCAAGCTGACCTCGTGTCTGGTCAACCCGCGCGCCTGTCACGAAACCGAGTTGCCGATCCTTGCAACTGAGGACGTAAAATCTATCGCGGTTGTCGGCGCGGGTCCGGCCGGCTTGTCGGCCGCCATGACCGCAGCCCAGCGCGGCCACAAAGTCACGCTGATTGACCGGGCCGACAAACTCGGCGGGCAGCTCAACGTCGCCAAGCAGATTCCGGGTAAGGAAGAATTCTGGGGATTGGTTGACTGGTACGAAGTGATGATTGCAGACCTCGGAATCGAGGTAAAACTCAACACGGAAGCCACTGCCAATGCTTTGGCGGGATACGACGAAGTGATCATCGCCACTGGGATCATTCCACGTGATCCCGGCATCCCGGGTCAGGACCGCCCTGAAGTTCTGTCTTATCTGGACGTTCTGCGTGACAAAAAGCCCGTTGGCGAAAAGGTGGCCGTCATCGGCGCTGGCGGCATTGGCTTCGATGTTTCCGAGTTCCTCGTTCACGAAGGTGAAAGCCTCACCGAGAACCTGCCGGAATGGATGGTCGAATGGGGCGTTACCGATCCTTCCGAGCATCGTGGCGGTCTGGCTCCGGAGGGTCCTCAGCCCCACGCCGCCGCGCGTCAGGTCACCCTGATGCAGCGCAAGGCCAAGGCGCTTGGCAAAGGTCTTGGCAAGACCACCGGCTGGATTCACCGCGCAGCACTCAAAATGAAGAATGTCGAGATGCTCGGCGGCGTGAACTACGAGAAGATCGACGACGACGGTCTGCACATCTCCTTTGGAGAAGCACGTGAAAACCCCCGTGTGCTGGATGTCGATAACATTGTGATTTGTGCAGGACAGCTGTCGGATCGCTCTCTGGCCGACTCTCTCGAAGCTGAAGGCGTCACCTGTCATGTGATCGGCGGTGCCGACGTAGCGGCGGAACTGGATGCCAAACGCGCAATCAATCAGGGCACGCGCCTCGCAGCGTCTCTCTGACCCGCTCCCAAAATCAAGCGCCGGTCCCTCTAATTTTGTTAGGCCGGCGCCTGCATTTTTCGTAAGCTGAGTCGCAACGCGCGGTGGCAAAGAGCCTCGTTTGCCACTGCGTGTTAGCCTTGGGTGAAACTTGCAATCGTATGCGTCGGGAGGTTGTCTTCTCCGCACCGAATTCAAGGGCGGAAACCCGCCGATATGTTGCGAAAAAATGGCAAAATTTAGCTTTTGGTAACTTTTAATACTTCATTGACTGAAATAACTATAGCTACCTTACGCGCACGTCACTATTCTCGGGGCAGTCTTTAAGTCGGAAAGGATTTCCCCGTGTCAGAGAAAAAATCTGTGAGCATGATGGGCATTCTCCTGGTGGCCGTAAGCTCGATCCTTGTGATCGACACGGTCGCAGCGTCTGCCATCATTGGACCGTCAGCCATTGGCTGGTGGGTATTGTTCTTCTTCGTCTTCTTCCTGCCCTACGGGCTGGTGACTGCCGAACTTGGCACCACCTACAAGGACGAAGGCGCAATTGTGGACTGGGTGAACCGCGCATTTGGTCGCGGCTCAGCAGCCCGTGTGTCGTGGCTCTACTGGGTGAACTACTCGCTCTGGGTGCCGGCCGTCTATTATATGTTCGCCATCATCGCTGCCCAATTGATGGGGCTGGAACTCGGCCCATTCGCGATCGCGATTTTTGCGACGGCCATGACGTGGCTGACATCCTATATTGCGACCTTCGATGTTGAACGTCTGACTTGGATCGCTTCTCTTGGTGCAATCTTCAAATCGGTGATCATGGTTATCCTGGGTGTTGGGGGCCTCTATGTTGGCTTCACCAACGGTTTCGCAAACCCGTTCACCATCTGGGACACCCTGCCGTCCTTCGGTGACGGTGGAACTTACCTGCCGATCATCATTTTCAACGTTATGGGTTTTGAAATCATCGCAGGCGCGGCCTCGACCTTCAAAGATCCCGAGCGTGACATTCCGAAAGCCACAGTGCTTGGCGGTATCCTGATCACCTTCTTCTATCTGTTGGCGTCCCTCGGCATCCTGGCGGTTATCCCGCTGGCCGAAATCTCGGACAGTTCCGGCGTTATCGATGCCTTCCAACTGGTATTCGGCACGTCCGGCGGCGCACAAATCCTCGTCTACGTGATTGGCGTCATGGTGCTCTATACTCTGGTCTCCAACGTTGTGACCTGGGCGATGGGCGTGAACCAAACTGTGGTCTATGCAGCCCAACAGGGCCTGATGCCGAAAATGTTCGAAGGTGTTTCCGAAAAAACCGGCATGCCGACAACCGCCTCTTGGGCCAATGCCTGGATGGGTACAGCAACTATGGTCGCTTACCTCGTCATGGTGGACAGGACCGGCAACGAAGACCTCTTCTGGAACGTCTTCTCTCTCGGTGCGATCGGGCTTCTGGCATCCTATGTCATGATGTTCCCGGCCTTCCTGAAACTGCGCCTAACAGACAAAGAGGCCGTCCGCGGTTACACCATCCCCGGCGGAACCCCGGTTGCAGTTTTCTGCTCGGTCGTCCCGACGCTGATCCTGCTGGGCGGTCTGGTATTCTTCTTCTGGGTACCTGGCTCTCCGATGGACATGGAGTACTTCTACACTGTTGGCGCCGGTCTTCTGATCGCAGTAATCGGCGGCGAGTTCCTCATCGCCAAAGCAAACCGCGAACACCGCGCGCGCACAGATCAGAAGTCTGTCGCAGCGGAATAAGGTCCGACAGAGACGGGGCCGGCAAACCATCGCCGGCCCCGTTTCATGACTGGGGAAGAGCACCTTGGGTGAGGTGCTCTTTCTCAGTTTCTACCTGTCACCTTCACAGTGTGGCGCGGACGCCAGC
It encodes:
- a CDS encoding NADPH-dependent 2,4-dienoyl-CoA reductase, producing the protein MTQYPHMLAPLDLGFTTLKNRVLMGSMHTGLEETKDWNRVAEFYGERARGGVALIVTGGMAPSREGGVFPGAAGLFSDEDIANHKIITDRVHEGGGKIAMQILHAGRYAYGPECVSASPIKSPISPFPPKELDEDGIEKQIQDFVTATVRAREAGYDGVEIMGSEGYFLNQFIVTHTNKRTDRWGGSYENRIRLPIEVVRRCREAVGEDFIIIYRLSMIDLVPNGSTHEEVVQLAQEIEKAGATIINTGIGWHEARVPTIATSVPRRAFAWVTKKLMGKVSIPVITSNRINTPEVAEDVLAEGCADMISMARPFLADSDFVNKAAEGKGNQIAPCIGCNQACLDHTFSGKLTSCLVNPRACHETELPILATEDVKSIAVVGAGPAGLSAAMTAAQRGHKVTLIDRADKLGGQLNVAKQIPGKEEFWGLVDWYEVMIADLGIEVKLNTEATANALAGYDEVIIATGIIPRDPGIPGQDRPEVLSYLDVLRDKKPVGEKVAVIGAGGIGFDVSEFLVHEGESLTENLPEWMVEWGVTDPSEHRGGLAPEGPQPHAAARQVTLMQRKAKALGKGLGKTTGWIHRAALKMKNVEMLGGVNYEKIDDDGLHISFGEARENPRVLDVDNIVICAGQLSDRSLADSLEAEGVTCHVIGGADVAAELDAKRAINQGTRLAASL
- a CDS encoding APC family permease, yielding MSEKKSVSMMGILLVAVSSILVIDTVAASAIIGPSAIGWWVLFFFVFFLPYGLVTAELGTTYKDEGAIVDWVNRAFGRGSAARVSWLYWVNYSLWVPAVYYMFAIIAAQLMGLELGPFAIAIFATAMTWLTSYIATFDVERLTWIASLGAIFKSVIMVILGVGGLYVGFTNGFANPFTIWDTLPSFGDGGTYLPIIIFNVMGFEIIAGAASTFKDPERDIPKATVLGGILITFFYLLASLGILAVIPLAEISDSSGVIDAFQLVFGTSGGAQILVYVIGVMVLYTLVSNVVTWAMGVNQTVVYAAQQGLMPKMFEGVSEKTGMPTTASWANAWMGTATMVAYLVMVDRTGNEDLFWNVFSLGAIGLLASYVMMFPAFLKLRLTDKEAVRGYTIPGGTPVAVFCSVVPTLILLGGLVFFFWVPGSPMDMEYFYTVGAGLLIAVIGGEFLIAKANREHRARTDQKSVAAE